The nucleotide sequence GTCTTGTTCTTCTTTCATGTATTTAATCCATACACAGGTTTTGTTATCTtcatctgtcttttctctctgtctttctgtctctgcttctctctctctctctctctctctctctctctctctctctctctctctcaacaaaaTGATCCCATGTAGACCATTCCTGCGCCTGGCAGGAATGCAGCAGAGCAGCCAAATTGTTTTACCGTGCAATGACTGGCCTTGGCATGGGGAGACCATGGACCTGGTAACATCTGGTCAGGTCCTCTGACAGCCCTAGACTGTGTATACTAGCTCAACCCTGGAGCCcacaggaaggaagggagactcAATTCAGCAGTGTTTGGTAGCAGGTGTgagccaggcaggcagcaggaAGCAGCCATCAGCCCCAGGCTTCCCCACCTtgtctggggagagagggagacagagggggtcaAACAGCCCTGCGGATGTCCCCTGCTGTGGCAGGCGGAGGGAGGTGCGAGGGCTAGAGGAAGTGACACGTCACGTGAGCTCCACATCACAACATTTCAGCTGAGGAGAGATCCCACAGCGCAGTGAACAGATAAAATGTGAACAGATAAAAGATGAAAGTGACTGCAAATAGATatcgagaaacagagagagaaaagagagagagacataggatagaaagagaaggaagagggaggctgagagagagacagtgagggttCGATTGCAGGAAAGGCACGACTTGATTGATGAAATTATGTGTCACTGGTATCATAAATAGCGGTCGAATCCATGCTTCCACGTCCTGCATAATCCTTTTAGCGGCCGTAGCTTTCCACTGTTGCCTACAAAAGCTTTTGCTTTGGCAACACTGACCTCACTCTCTGACGCATGTCAGTCTGTTCCTACATCCACATTGTGAAACATAAACACAGCCCATAGAGCAGATTCCCCACAAacaagtgcttctcttcttCTTGTGTTGTCTTGTGTGACACCGTACACAGTTAGCTTTAGGTCGACCCCAAGGTGGGCTCGTCCTTGGGGCCTGTCTACGTGGTTCTGAATGCCTGTGTCATGTGATGTGCTATGTGGAAGTTTGGAGGTGAAATCCAAATTGCTACTGTATGAAAGAGGGACCAGGAGGGTTCCACTTGGTAATATAAGTGAGGCACCGTGAATTCCGCTGCTTGACCCCTTCCCTGAATTCTTTCCATTGTCCAGTATTTTGAATTTAAGACTTTGTATTGAGTGAGTTGGAAGGGCTGTACAGGACTGTTGCCTATGGCAACACATTTTTGTCTgtctaaaaaaaaaatccttgcctgcctgcctgcctgcctgcctgtctgcctgtctgcctacctgtctgtctgtctgcctgtctgtctctctgtctgctccatCCTGGGCCCCTGGAGCGGGGGCccaagaggcagggaggggctgaCGGGCTTGTGGTTGGCTCTAgattgctcctcctctctcctctccatgtgctgtgtctgtgatgAGGGAAGGCACGCAGGCAAACCAAGGCACACTCCACACTGTCTGGAGATAAAGTCCCAAAGTCCACTCACGTGGACTGAGTGATGGGTAGTAGACACACATTTACGTCAAACAGTGATGAAgcaagaggagtggagagggggagaggaggatgggggaggcaagaggagggtagaggtggagaggaaaaggggagtggagaggggaaggggagaggaggaaaggagaagggtgTAGGATCTGCTCTTCCTCAAGCTCTCAAGCTCATAAATCGCCATGACGAAATACTTAAACCCACTcaatctgagacacacacacacacaaacccacttgCACAAGGTGCAACTCTGAGGCTCCACCTGCATCTCAGCAGCCTCGGACTGCACCGTTACCTGTCTGACGAAGAGCGATTCCCCCAAACTGTTGCACACAATCACAAAACAAGAGGCCTTGTGTTCCAGTgactccagccttacaccttgGACCTCACCTCTGCCGAACGCTCAGACTATTTGCGAACGGTCTCTCGAGTCCAACTGGGAACTAAGTCTTAGAAGGCCGGTGGTGGCCCAGAGCGTGGCGAGTCACTCGGAGGAGGGGAAGATTCAAGCGGTCAAACGTCATGATGTTGATGATcctcttgtgtgttgtgtgtgtgtttgtgtgtatgtgtgtaactctgtgtgtgtatgtgtgtgtgtgtttgtagatccGGCGCAGGAGGCCCACACCTGCCACACTGTTCAGAGTAGCAGACCAAGCCTCCCCTGAAGATGACCAGTCCACCCACCAGGTTAAAGTGCGCCGCTGCCCAGGAGCATCATGCCAGTATTATGGCTACCGTCACAATAGCGGCATGATCAACATCACATGGCTTTGCTTTCTATGAATATACTGCACGTACACAAAGGCTTTTTACTCATCGCAGTGTTCGTGTGGAACTTCCTTTCGCAGTGGGTCGTCGGGGAGAACGGTGTGCTCAAACCCAAGAGGGTCAATCCCAATGTGTACCAGCCGCCGTCACTGAGAGGTATGTCTGTCACTGAGGTCAGACACTGTGCTCTGTGTTGTGAACCATCCCTGTGTTAATACCATGTTTTACCCTGCTTCTCCTTGTTATGTTACCTGTCCTGCTGCTTGTAGGCTGTAGAGGCAGCAGGGCAACATGCTTGATGCAGATACATCGCATCTTTAGAGTTCACGTAAGGGATCGAGTGGGGTTTGTTTGGAGTTTAATTTGGATGAGTACGCTACgcatgtatgagagagagacagagagagagagagagagtaagagagagagacagagagagagagagagagagagagagagagagagagatagacagacagatagagggagaaagagagagacagagatagagagagagagagagagagagagacagagagagagagagagagagagagagagagagagagagagagagagagagagagagagagagagagagagagagagagagagagagagagagagagagagagagagagagagagagagaagacagagattaAAGACTGACAGCTGTGAGACACTGAGTGTGAGTCTGTGCAACTCTGGATCATCCAGGATTACAGGACAGTGTATAcagctgctgacacacacacactctctctctctctctctctctctctctctctctgcaactgTAAGTGCAACTATAAATGCAGTTCCATCCTTGCATGCAGAAGCAAAGCTATATGTAAGATGTGGCTGAATAATCAGAAAATCATTTTTAGCTTGTCAGCAGTGCTTTATAAGGTAGAGATTTATGGGTGCGTGTAGAataggggggtattccagaaagcaggttacgcaacataaccgggtaagttaacccaccagctgattcacaatgttgcagcaacctactggcaatgttgctacaacgctgggtgtcagctggggagttaaacCTACCCGGGtttgtcacataacctgctttctggaataccccccaggttagTATACTGACttgagttgtgtttgtgtgtcagagggtTGCTTGTCACCCAATCATCTCGTCTCGCTGACAGATTGGGGAAGAGAGCCGTTCCTCCCTTTGAGATTTGTGTTCAGATATCCCAGCAAAGAACAAcaacctgtgtctgtgtcgcAGTGCTGGAGGTGTGTATtgcgaaagagagcgagagagaggccaaggtgacctatgaaagagggagagggagtagagagacAGTAGGGAATGAAGAGTgctagggcgagagagagaatgaggtgagTCAGCATCCAGAGAACAGCagcagagagggataaagagagaaccGAAACCAaaaaggaaagagggatgagagaaaggCTAGGAAACAAAACACCACCTTTTTTTAAGTAGAAATGACTCACTACTGCAAAGATCAATGAGCAACAACCAGTGCTACCAAATCCCGATGTCTGCTGGGATAGCTGGTGGACTCGTCTGTCCGTCTGACATGCACTGAAATACCCGCATGACGCATGGTAACAATAACAAGCCTGTTGAAGCCTAGTCAATCCAAAACCTATCCCTTTATccctttgtctgtgtttgtgtttctttccctgtgtgtgtctgtgtttgcgtgttgCCCAAACCTGTGTATGCATGAGCACAGCCGTGCAGAAGATGGCTGAAGCTCACATGCAGCACCTAGGGGTCTACCCCCCTCTGGAAGACTTTGAGGGGGAAGAGTACCATGACTACCACTggcatgaggaggagggagaggaggaggaggaggagaaggagggggaggagaaatcCCCCACCCAAGGTGCTGGTGAGAGGGCAGCACCCACAACAGGGCCCTGCCTTGTGACAAccgcaacacaccacacacaggagggaCACTGGACTGGAGCtaatacacagtacacacacctgcatgtacAACTCAGAGGcttggtctgtctgtgttcagTGGCTGCCGGGATTCATTTAGCCCCCTGGCACTGTTTCACAGGGCTCTTTGTCTGTGGGCCATCCTTGTGCAGTCTTCGGGGTAAAGTGAGCTCCTCCATGGATCAGTGGGGGTTCAGGTGAACTTTACCGTGTTGACAGATCGCCCTAATGTCTCTGGCCCCAAACCTATCAGAGGGGGCCCAAACCTGTCAGAGAGGGGCCCAAATCTTTCAGGGGGCACACTGCAATGTATTGTGCTCCTGTACTGTCCTACTCTGGTGAAGGTTCCAGTCAATGTTTCACTGCAGCTACTACACTCACTGTTTGTCTAAGGGCAGAGCCCATTATCTGATGCTATGTAACCAGTTTTAATGCATACCCGTCCAAAACGTGGTCATGACAGTACGTATTTTCCAAAAAGAAACACCTTGCCATTTTAGCACAGCCACTCAGGCAGAAACTCAGTTGTTCGAGAAGAAGATGGTGAAGCTGATTCCTTGGAGCACACTGCATGCACGTTGTAGCACCTGCAGTTTTACAACTTTAATTCTCTCCTACCTGAAACTACCTGGTCTGTGTTGTCTGAGAATGAGTTCTGAGTGTACATACAATACTGTCAATTGTAAAGGGGTGCTAACTGCTTACCGTTGAGCTTTTCAGCTGCCATAATTGACTATGCATGCTGCATtgagtaaaatatatataaaaacatgTAAGGTTGCTTGTGTGTGATGTGACGTTCGATTGCATCTGTTGATTGGACCTTTCTCCCTCAGATCAGCAAGACGCTCCCACTGCTGAAATAACAGAAAAGGTGTCAAACGTGACGATGATGTCCAAACAGGTCCAGGAGGATGAcgacgaagaggaggatgagaaagaggagatgaaagagaagggaaagaCAGGAAAACAGACCGGGGAGTGACTGATGGAGGACGgaaaagagtgggagaggaaaggggagagagagggtgtgtaagagtgtgaaatattttttaacTCAAAAACATTAAATGAGAGGAGTggatgtgcaggtgtgtgtatgtgtgaatgtgtctgacGTCAGTGTAGTATTCGAGAAtaaaaagtgtgtttgtgtgcggatTCTATCTCTAAGTGACAAACTCTGGATGCTGTTGACAAGTATGAATAAATGAATTAGCAATAAAGCTGTATGTTAGAAATCGCCAGAGAattggagagagacaagggtgGGAGTTGGCAGGAGAAGTTGAGTTCCAGAAGTGTTTTATAGATGTGCCCTTTATGGGGTGGCGAAGAGTGATTCAACAGCACATCATGTCAATCAAGCTAAACACGTCACTTTGGCCCCCATGTCTCCATAAACATGATGGGAGTAGAATGGTTCAAGGTCCCCAAGGTCACCATGATCAGATGCTTCCCAGTGTAAACACTAGTCTTAACCTCCATGTCAGAGGGACCCATGTTTTTTGTGCTTGAGTTTTCTCAggccactcccacaaacacacacacaaatacacatacacctTTTTACTGTATGCAAATGACAATAATTTTATGGGCGCTTTTCAAATTAGCTTGAAAGACCTGCGTGACACTTTCAAGCTACGCACCTCGTTTTGCCCTGGCCTAAACTGAACATCTGGTTGAAAACAAAATGTGAAATACTTTGGTCTGCTCAAAGAAAAGGGCTTCTACTGCCATCAAGTGGTTGTAGGCAGATATAACAGGGAATGTTTCTGCACAAGTAAAGGATGGCACAGAGTAACTTAACTCAAACCCATTACTTCATATTTTAGAAAATATCTTGTATAATTCTACCTCTGAAAAATGTAACCTGGCCAACGTTTTTTGTGGATAGCGTCTCATGGTTTGTAATAGTTGCAGAAAAAAATCTCCACAATTTTGTACACATGTATAGTTCTTTTTCTTAAACCTACAGTTCAGAGTAAAAACGTAGTTCATCCTCTCTGTGACTGGACACACTTATACTGTCTGGATGGTTGTACAGGCCCAGTCTAATTCGCTGATGATTAATAATGTGGTTGCACAGCctctctcacagtcacacaagctctccctctctccctgcaacAATGGAACACCACATCTGGGCGTAAACATGCTTTATACCATCTGAACGTTGTTATCATCATTATGTCCGAGCGTTGTTCAATTGATTGGTGCAACTGAACAGATAAGTGTACACATGTTTCTGATAAAGGGTTTTCTTCATTTCCAATAAAACCTAACACTGTTGTTATCTTcagtctcctgtgtgtgtttgagtcatGGGtttatatgtgcgtgtgtgtgtgtgcgggagagagagagaaaaagaagaaaaagagagagagagatctagaTAGATGTAACAGATTTAACATCAAACTAAAACATCAGGAGAGTTCCTCTCCACATAGGTGAGACAACTTTGGGCACGGGGTGCTGAAAGAACAGCGCATCATGAGAAAGAGCGAGCGGGTCTTTGTATGCCTGCTGCCACTCACCCGTGCTGGGTCTATACTCACTGTAGGAAAGTTACATCTCCGCACAACAAAACGCTATATGACTAATAAATACTGCAACTACATTACAATGCTTTAAGAAAAAGACAGCCAACTGAAACCTAATTATGAAGTGATCATTGCAGGCTTTATTGCGGTGATAAGCATATAATTGCATAATAATGTTATGGCACCTTACAATGATGTCCAATTATGCCAAATGCGTCGATTGCACAGCCTACGGTGTGGCAATTTGGAACAGATAACCATGCACAAATACAACTGACATTGTTAAACTTCCTAATTATGAAATACACCGTCTGATTTAGTTCTGCTGTGGTTTCCGTGAGGTCGTGTAAAGATGATGAATCATTATCGGTGAAAGGGGCCAGGAGGGACTCGTACTTAGGCAAATATACATACGGTATTGAAtaactttttttaaagatttcatCGTGGATTAATTGTATCATTTACAAATTATACAAGTCTCCTCCCTCCAACCTTGCAACTGACGGCGTCATCCAAGCATTTCCTGATTAATAAGAAAGAATGATGCCATAATTCAGGTGAGAAACTAAAAGAGGACACTGAAAACTTTACTTTAGATATATAGTTAATGATCATAATGTGATGTGCTCGTATTTCAAAATTGACATGAAGCTAGCATATTTCACGGATTCAATTATTTTCCTTTGGCTTGTCTAATCGATAGCTAGCTGCTAGCACTAGCTTAGTAGAAAACTAGTCAGGCTGTTCCAGCTGTTTTGCAGCAGGCTAGCTGTTTAGCAAACTAGCCCCATACAGTAAGCAGGTAGCTGTCGGTTTCACAGTGGTTTAGGTTGAAAAAGGTCCAGGCATTGGGCAAAAAACCCACAAGTTTACGTTGACTTATTAGCTTTATATTTTGACATCGCCGCTAGCTTTAATAAAATAGCGACAGTGACTGACTGACCTAGCTACAATGCGTTCagctagctagcattagctAGCTTTATTTTGTCAACAAGTAGCTTGAACTAGCCTGACTCACGGGTTGTTGCCCGCTACTTTGGTTCAAGTTAGCATGTCTAATATTTGGTTTATTTTGTGGGAATTTCCATTTTCTttagttagctaacgttagctagtatGTTGTTTCAAGCAGTGGCTTATAATGGTACAGTAGACTACAGTAACATTTAATCAAACGATCTCCGGTCTAGGCTAAGTAATGCTTGTAAGTTCTTTTTCAAAATGTCATACTAACTAGCATCTTTTTTGTGGGTGGAAATAGCTCAAATAAAGCCTTGATAATGTATTAGACGTAAAGAATTGCAGAAAATAGGGTGGGACGTGATTTTCTAAATGTTATCTGGTTTCCTTGTCATTACGTAGCTAATCGTGATGCGTTTAAATCTAGCAAGCAAAATCAATGCAATCTAACTAGCTAAACAGTAGCCTAAGTCTGATAGTCCAATGGTCAAGATGAGATAgaaatgttttcctgtttaGTAGATTTTATGTCATCCTCTTAAACAATAGCTTTCTACTCATCAAAACATCATCTAATGTTTTTTAATAATATTTTTCCTACTTTTATTTGACTGACTTGGTTGCCACCACATCACTACCCCTCCCTTCACACAGGTGGACTGTAACCGCCCACAGTAGGAATGCCAGGTGGAATGGACTATGGGGAGTTTGGGGGAAGCCTACCCAACATCGGCTCTCTGAATGCGTCCTACTCAACCTCTTtatccatcccctcccctcactaCCTGCTGGTTCCCCCGGGCAAACGCAGAGTCATCTCAGACGTCCGTCGTACCTTTTGCCTCTTTGTAACCTTcgacctcctcttcatctccctcctctggaTCATTGAGCTCAACGTGAGTCTTCCTCCGAACACATATGAAAAATGATTGACTGACATCCCTTGATCGTCCCATAAGCAAACCAGTTTGCAAATAGGTGGATGTTATCTATTTTGTTAGCTGTCAATCTCGACTGTCTTCATTGTTCCGGGAGCATGTAGTGTGTTTGCAGCTTGGCACATTCAGCTATTTACTTGTTTCTCTTTGTGTTGTTCCCACTGCAGATCTCAAGCACAATTTGGGAGAACCTTAAGGAGGAGGTCATCAACTATCACTTCAAGTCCTCCTTTTTTGACATATTTGTAAGTGATAAGTCAAGCAACTGTATATGTATGCCTACAAGTGGGTTTCATAAAGGTTTAAGAATGTTAGTATCTAGTCATCTCTGTTTTAGTATCCTCTTGGTATGAACTGTCAAGACCATTCATGGGGCTTGACTTTTGAATAGTTGAAAGTAATAATATATTACTTTCTATATTATAATAGTCAAAGTAAACATGTTCCTATCACGTGTACAGCATAGCTGGGGGTCGATAGCTTGTGTTTGATTTCCTCCTCAGCTCCTGGCTCTGTTCCGTTTCCTGTGTCTACAGTTAGGCTATGCTGCTGTGCGTCTCAGGCACTGGTGGGTTGTAGCGGTAAGAAAGCGAAGGACAAACAGATTAGTATAATATCTAGCTCTGACAGACTGATGGAGTTTGACACGTTCCTCCTGTGTTTTTCTCTTTCGGTGTTCACAGATTACCACTCTCGTGACTAGTGCCTTTCTCGTTGCCAAAGTCATCATTTCCAATGTGAGTGACACGGGGAGTTAGTTTTATGGGTTGTTTGTGAGCTTTAACTGGTATTTCACCATTTCACTTCTGCTTTCAGAACACAGATAAAACTGTCTGTTGGTCTAGAATGTTCATACCCATGGCAGAATATATTCCTTCTTCTGCTTTCTGAGTCTACCAACCCATGACATCAAATCCATGTTACAAGAAGCTGCATGGTTAAATGTCTGTGGTCATGTCTGTGAAAGCTGTGCCAATACAGATCTTGGTTgagtacagtacattacagaAGTCACAGGGTTTCCTGTCTTTTACAGCTCTTGACCCAGAATGCATTTGGCTATGTGTTGCCCATCACTTCCTTTGTTGTGGCATGGCTGGAGACCTGGTTCTTGGACTTTAAGGTGCTCACCCAGGAAGCTGACGATGAGAGGGGTGAGTtacccagacaggcagacaatatGAAAGAACTTAATCGAtgattattatatttatatttatttattgtattaCTCTGCTGACggacctctcctccagtctaCCTGGCAGCTGTGCACGCAGCATGTGAAAGGGCTCCAATGATCTACCCCCGTGCTGTGTCAGACGGCCAGTTCTACTCACCACCTGAGTCCCTGGCAGGTTAGCTAGCCACAGCACCGCATTATCGCTCCcacatctttccctctctgtccctaccTCAGTATCAGTCCTGTTACCCCTTCAGTCTGAGCCTGTGCGTGGTCTCTCTTCTGACGGTCGTCTCTGTGTTTGTTCCAGGGTCCGAAGAAGATCTGGACGAGGAGGGTCTTGGTCGTAGGGCCATCACAGCTTCGGTACTGTACCCTTCCTCAAGCCTGCTTTAACCAGTAAGGCTGCTTGTGTCAGCCAGGACTGGCTCTCACTCTTCCTTGTTTTCTCTTCAGGAGAAGGAGTATGTTCGACAGGGCCGAGAGGCCATGGCTGTGGTGGAACAGATTCTGACTCAGGAGGAGAACTGGAAGTTTGAAAAAAACAATGTGAGTGTTTCTGCGTGGGATTtggtctgtgtttgtggatTTGTAGTTTAATGATATCAATCTGTGGTTGTTCGTAAGAACTTCTGCTCAGTGGGGGTTTACCAATATGCATGGATCTTCCCTGTC is from Osmerus mordax isolate fOsmMor3 chromosome 3, fOsmMor3.pri, whole genome shotgun sequence and encodes:
- the ppp1r1b gene encoding protein phosphatase 1 regulatory subunit 1B isoform X1; the encoded protein is MEPSDSVDVEAKERKKIHFADPSSAPTQLDPRQVEMIRRRRPTPATLFRVADQASPEDDQSTHQWVVGENGVLKPKRVNPNVYQPPSLRAVQKMAEAHMQHLGVYPPLEDFEGEEYHDYHWHEEEGEEEEEEKEGEEKSPTQGADQQDAPTAEITEKVSNVTMMSKQVQEDDDEEEDEKEEMKEKGKTGKQTGE
- the ppp1r1b gene encoding protein phosphatase 1 regulatory subunit 1B isoform X2, which encodes MEPSDSVDVEAKERKKIHFADPSSAPTQLDPRQVEMIRRRRPTPATLFRVADQASPEDDQSTHQWVVGENGVLKPKRVNPNVYQPPSLRAVQKMAEAHMQHLGVYPPLEDFEGEEYHDYHWHEEEGEEEEEEKEGEEKSPTQDQQDAPTAEITEKVSNVTMMSKQVQEDDDEEEDEKEEMKEKGKTGKQTGE
- the stard3 gene encoding stAR-related lipid transfer protein 3, which produces MPGGMDYGEFGGSLPNIGSLNASYSTSLSIPSPHYLLVPPGKRRVISDVRRTFCLFVTFDLLFISLLWIIELNISSTIWENLKEEVINYHFKSSFFDIFLLALFRFLCLQLGYAAVRLRHWWVVAITTLVTSAFLVAKVIISNLLTQNAFGYVLPITSFVVAWLETWFLDFKVLTQEADDERVYLAAVHAACERAPMIYPRAVSDGQFYSPPESLAGSEEDLDEEGLGRRAITASEKEYVRQGREAMAVVEQILTQEENWKFEKNNDIGDSVYTLEIPFHGKTFILKAFMQCSAELVYQEVILQPEKMVQWNKTVSGCQILQRVDDNTLVSYDVSSGAAGGVVSARDFVNVRRVERKRDRYISAGMATEHDVKPAHSRYVRGENGPGGFVVLKSSSNPSVCTFIWVLNTDLKGRLPRYLIHQSLAATMFEFMGHLRQRISDLRPAHR